The Strigops habroptila isolate Jane chromosome 13, bStrHab1.2.pri, whole genome shotgun sequence genome contains a region encoding:
- the ZMYND8 gene encoding protein kinase C-binding protein 1 isoform X4 → MHPQSLAEEEIKAEQEVVEGMDISTRSKEFSIDFPQHHLKYMHTELLRKRKEERSESLGGSQFSGFVLVPSRDPGSAERTAQKRKFPSPPHSSNGHSPQDASTSPIKKKKKPGLLNSNNKEQDGRNDFYCWVCHREGQVLCCELCPRVYHAKCLKLTAEPEGDWFCPECEKITVAECIETQSKAMTMLTIEQLSYLLKFALQKMKQPGTEPFQKPVSLDQHPDYAEYIFHPMDLCTLEKNVKKKMYGCTEAFLADAKWILHNCIIYNGGNHKLTQTAKVIIKICEHEMNEIEVCPECYLAACQKRENWFCEPCSNPHPLVWAKLKGFPFWPAKALRDKDGQVDARFFGQHDRAWVPINNCYLMSKEIPFSVKKTKSIFNSAMQEMEVYVDNIRRKFGVFNYAPFRTPYTPNNQYQMLLDPANPTAGTAKTDKQEKIKLNFDMTASPKILMSKSMLSSSTGRRISLTDMPRSPMSTNSSVHTGSDVEQDAEKKATSSHFSASEESMDFIEKNTASPAPTRTGQAGSLSGSPKPFSPQASTPISAKQERTSTPGSILNLNLDRSKAEMDLKELSESVQQQTTPVQLISPKRQIRSRFQLNLDKTIESCKAQLGINEISEAVYTAVEHSDSEDSEKSDTSDSEYSDEDQKSKNDQEDGEDKEGTRSDKESLSLKKKPKPPAQNEDKEELKSTSPEVEKTDDLVKEKAITDTEKEFSEKGKSLQHPAKEKLKGKDETDSPTVHLGLDSDSESELVIDLGDDHCGREGRKTKKDSKETPPKQDVVGKTPPSSSASTQPLPETPVLTRSAAQTPPAGVTATTSASSTVSAPSAATGSPVKKQRPLLPKETAPAVQRVVWNSSNKFQTSSQKWHMQKVQRQQQQQQSQQSQSQQPQSSQGTRYQTRQAVKAVQQKEITQSTSTSTITLVTSTQPISMVTSSGSASTLSSSVNTDLPIATASADVAADIAKYTSKMMDAIKGTMTEIYNDLSKNTTGSTIAEIRRLRIEIEKLQWLHQQELSEMKHNLELTMAEMRQSLEQERDRLIAEVKKQLELEKQQAVDETKKKQWCANCKKEAIFYCCWNTSYCDYPCQQAHWPEHMKSCTQSATATQQETDTEISTETLNKSSQPSSSAQPTPTETASTPKEKEGSADKSKESVTIATGVTSNQPIKLVQVPQTTTYIPTTQPTIVSTISSFQVCSSSVPGIKIAQYFWGVVSVCCSIKR, encoded by the exons aGTTCTCCATTGACTTCCCTCAACACCATTTAAAGTACATGCATACAGAGCTtttgaggaagaggaaagaagagagaagtgagagTCTGGGTGGAAgtcagttttctggttttgttcttgttccTTCTAGAG atcctggctctgctgaacgcacagcacagaaaaggaaatttccCAGCCCTCCACATTCCTCTAATGGCCACTCACCACAAGATGCATCAACAAGTcctataaaaaagaaaaagaagcctgGTCTATTGAACAGTAACAATAAAGAACAG GATGGACGGAATGATTTCTATTGCTGGGTTTGTCATCGGGAAGGCCAAGTCCTCTGCTGTGAACTCTGTCCTCGGGTTTATCATGCTAAGTGTCTGAAACTGACAGCGGAACCAGAGGGGGATTGGTTTTGCCCAGAATGTGAG AAAATCACAGTCGCAGAATGCATAGAAACACAGAGTAAAGCAATGACAATGCTCACCATTGAACAGCTATCATATTTACTGAAGTTTGcactacagaaaatgaaacagccaGGG ACAGAGCCATTTCAAAAGCCAGTTTCACTGGATCAACACCCAGATTATGCAGAATATATCTTTCATCCAATGGACCTTTGTACATTAGAGAAG aatgttaaaaagaaaatgtacgGTTGCACTGAAGCATTTTTGGCTGATGCCAAATGGATTTTGCACAACTGCATTATTTACAATGGGG GAAATCACAAATTGACACAAACAGCAAAAGTCATCATCAAAATCTGTGAGCATGAG atgaaTGAAATTGAAGTATGTCCGGAATGTTATTTAGCTGCTTGCCAAAAACGAGAAAATTGGTTTTGTGAGCCTTGT AGCAATCCCCACCCATTGGTCTGGGCTAAACTCAAAGGCTTTCCATTCTGGCCTGCTAAAGCACTGAGGGATAAAGATGGGCAAGTTGATGCCCGTTTCTTTGGCCAACACGACAG GGCCTGGGTTCCAATAAATAATTGCTACCTCATGTCTaaagaaattcctttttctgtgaaaaagacTAAAAGCATCTTCAATAGTGCAATGCAAGAAATGGAGGTTTATGTTGATAACATTCGTAGAAAATTTGGAGTATTTAATTACGCACCTTTCCGGACACCGTATACCCCCAACAATCAATACCAAATGTTACTGGACCCTGCAAACCCAACTGCTGGAACTGCAAAGACAGACAAACAAGAGAAAATCAAACTGAACTTTGATATGACAGCATCGCCCAAGATTCTAATGAGCAAGTCTATGCTGAGCAGTAGTACTGGTCGTAGGATTTCACTGACAGATATGCCACGGTCACCAATGAGTACAAACTCATCAGTTCACACTGGATCTGATGTTGAACAGgatgcagagaaaaaagcaacTTCCAGTCATTTTAGTGCCAGTGAAGAATCCATGGACTTTATTGAGAAAAATACAG cttctccagcacCAACAAGAACGGGTCAAGCAGGGAGCTTGTCAGGCAGCCCCAAACCTTTCTCTCCTCAAGCATCAACACCAATTTCTGCTAAGCAAGAAAGAACTTCCACTCCAGGAAGCATTCTGAATCTGAATCTTG atCGTAGCAAAGCTGAGATGGATCTGAAAGAGCTGAGTGAGTCAGTCCAACAGCAGACCACTCCTGTGCAACTCATTTCACCCAAACGACAGATACGTAGTAGGTTCCAGCTTAATCTTGACAAGACAATAGAGAGTTGTAAAGCACAACTTG GAATAAATGAAATATCTGAAGCTGTTTATACTGCAGTAGAACACAGTGACTCTGAAGATTCTGAAAAATCCGACACCAGTGACAGTGAATATAGTGATGAGGATCAGAAATCAAAGAATGATCAAGAAGATGGAGAGGACAAAGAAGGTACAAGAAGTGACAAAGAATCAttgagcttaaaaaaaaaacctaagccCCCAGCacaaaatgaagacaaagagGAACTTAAAAGCACAAGTCCAGAAGTGGAGAAAACAGATGACCTGGTCAAAGAAAAGGCAATTacagacactgaaaaagaattttctgaaaaggggaaaagtttACAGcatcctgcaaaagaaaaactgaaaggtAAAGATGAAACCGACTCCCCAACTGTGCATCTAGGACTGGACTCCGATTCGGAGAGTGAACTTGTCATCGATCTAGGAGATGATCATTGTGGCcgtgaaggaaggaaaaccaagaaagacTCTAAAGAAACTCCTCCTAAACAAGATG TTGTAGGTAAAACTCCACCTTCCTCCAGTGCAAGCACTCAGCCTCTACCAGAAACTCCAGTACTTACTCGCTCTGCAGCCCAGACTCCACCAGCTGGTGTGACAGCCACTACTAGTGCTTCTTCTACTGTTAGTGCTCCATCTGCAGCCACTGGAAGCCCCGTGAAAAAGCAGAGGCCTCTGCTGCCGAAGGAGACAGCCCCTGCTGTGCAGCGTGTGGTGTGGAATTCCTCAAATAAATTTCAGACATCTTCTCAGAAATGGCACATGCAGAAGGTGCAGagacagcagcaacagcagcagagccagcagtCTCAGTCACAGCAACCTCAGTCCTCTCAAGGGACAAGATATCAGACAAGACAAGCAGTTAAAG CTGTGCAGCAAAAAGAGATCACCCAGAGCACTTCCACTTCCACTATAACCTTGGTTACAAGTACTCAACCTATTTCTATGGTTACCAGTTCTGGATCTGCAAGTACACTTTCTTCCTCAGTTAATACAGACTTGCCAATTGCAACAGCTTCAGCTGATGTGGCTGCAGATATTGCTAAATACACTAGCAAA atgATGGATGCCATCAAAGGAACAATGACTGAAATATATAATGATCTTTCAAAAAATACTACTGGAAGTACAATAGCTGAG atCCGGCGTTTGAGGATTGAGATAGAAAAACTTCAATGGTTACATCAACAGGAACTCTCAGAAATGAAGCATAATCTAG AACTGACAATGGCTGAAATGCGTCAGAGTCTAGAACAAGAACGGGATCGTTTGATCGCTGAAGTGAAGAAGCAGCTGGaattggaaaagcagcaagcagtgGATGAAACTAAAAAGAAGCAGTGGTGTGCTAACTGCAAGAAAGAGGccattttttattgctgttggaATACTAGCTACTGTGACTATCCCTGCCAACAAGCTCACTGGCCTGAGCACATGAAATCTTGCACACAGTCAG cTACTGCAACACAGCAAGAAACAGATACTGAAATTAgcacagaaacattaaataaatcatCCCAGCCCAGTTCAAGTGCGCAGCCTACACCCACAGAAACAGCCAGCACCCCGAAGGAAAAGGAAGGTTCAGctgataaaagcaaagaaagtgtTACA aTAGCAACAGGTGTGACAAGCAACCAGCCTATAAAACTGGTCCAGGTACCGCAGACCACCACCTATATTCCAACTACTCAACCCACAATTGTAAGTACAATATCATCATTTCAAGTCTGCAGTAGTAGTGTTCCTGGCATTAAAATTGCTCAGTATTTCTGGGGGGTTGTCTCCGTCTGCTGTTCTATCAAGAGATGA
- the ZMYND8 gene encoding protein kinase C-binding protein 1 isoform X2: MHPQSLAEEEIKAEQEVVEGMDISTRSKEFSIDFPQHHLKYMHTELLRKRKEERSESLGGSQFSGFVLVPSRDPGSAERTAQKRKFPSPPHSSNGHSPQDASTSPIKKKKKPGLLNSNNKEQSELRHGPFYYMKQPLTTDPVDVVPQDGRNDFYCWVCHREGQVLCCELCPRVYHAKCLKLTAEPEGDWFCPECEKITVAECIETQSKAMTMLTIEQLSYLLKFALQKMKQPGTEPFQKPVSLDQHPDYAEYIFHPMDLCTLEKNVKKKMYGCTEAFLADAKWILHNCIIYNGGNHKLTQTAKVIIKICEHEMNEIEVCPECYLAACQKRENWFCEPCSNPHPLVWAKLKGFPFWPAKALRDKDGQVDARFFGQHDRAWVPINNCYLMSKEIPFSVKKTKSIFNSAMQEMEVYVDNIRRKFGVFNYAPFRTPYTPNNQYQMLLDPANPTAGTAKTDKQEKIKLNFDMTASPKILMSKSMLSSSTGRRISLTDMPRSPMSTNSSVHTGSDVEQDAEKKATSSHFSASEESMDFIEKNTASPAPTRTGQAGSLSGSPKPFSPQASTPISAKQERTSTPGSILNLNLDRSKAEMDLKELSESVQQQTTPVQLISPKRQIRSRFQLNLDKTIESCKAQLGINEISEAVYTAVEHSDSEDSEKSDTSDSEYSDEDQKSKNDQEDGEDKEGTRSDKESLSLKKKPKPPAQNEDKEELKSTSPEVEKTDDLVKEKAITDTEKEFSEKGKSLQHPAKEKLKGKDETDSPTVHLGLDSDSESELVIDLGDDHCGREGRKTKKDSKETPPKQDVVGKTPPSSSASTQPLPETPVLTRSAAQTPPAGVTATTSASSTVSAPSAATGSPVKKQRPLLPKETAPAVQRVVWNSSNKFQTSSQKWHMQKVQRQQQQQQSQQSQSQQPQSSQGTRYQTRQAVKAVQQKEITQSTSTSTITLVTSTQPISMVTSSGSASTLSSSVNTDLPIATASADVAADIAKYTSKMMDAIKGTMTEIYNDLSKNTTGSTIAEIRRLRIEIEKLQWLHQQELSEMKHNLELTMAEMRQSLEQERDRLIAEVKKQLELEKQQAVDETKKKQWCANCKKEAIFYCCWNTSYCDYPCQQAHWPEHMKSCTQSATATQQETDTEISTETLNKSSQPSSSAQPTPTETASTPKEKEGSADKSKESVTIATGVTSNQPIKLVQVPQTTTYIPTTQPTITIPVVVSPSAGTVAMRTGVQYVQTTMPVQVRRV, encoded by the exons aGTTCTCCATTGACTTCCCTCAACACCATTTAAAGTACATGCATACAGAGCTtttgaggaagaggaaagaagagagaagtgagagTCTGGGTGGAAgtcagttttctggttttgttcttgttccTTCTAGAG atcctggctctgctgaacgcacagcacagaaaaggaaatttccCAGCCCTCCACATTCCTCTAATGGCCACTCACCACAAGATGCATCAACAAGTcctataaaaaagaaaaagaagcctgGTCTATTGAACAGTAACAATAAAGAACAG TCAGAACTAAGACATGGTCCGTTTTACTATATGAAGCAGCCACTCACCACAGACCCTGTTGATGTTGTACCACAGGATGGACGGAATGATTTCTATTGCTGGGTTTGTCATCGGGAAGGCCAAGTCCTCTGCTGTGAACTCTGTCCTCGGGTTTATCATGCTAAGTGTCTGAAACTGACAGCGGAACCAGAGGGGGATTGGTTTTGCCCAGAATGTGAG AAAATCACAGTCGCAGAATGCATAGAAACACAGAGTAAAGCAATGACAATGCTCACCATTGAACAGCTATCATATTTACTGAAGTTTGcactacagaaaatgaaacagccaGGG ACAGAGCCATTTCAAAAGCCAGTTTCACTGGATCAACACCCAGATTATGCAGAATATATCTTTCATCCAATGGACCTTTGTACATTAGAGAAG aatgttaaaaagaaaatgtacgGTTGCACTGAAGCATTTTTGGCTGATGCCAAATGGATTTTGCACAACTGCATTATTTACAATGGGG GAAATCACAAATTGACACAAACAGCAAAAGTCATCATCAAAATCTGTGAGCATGAG atgaaTGAAATTGAAGTATGTCCGGAATGTTATTTAGCTGCTTGCCAAAAACGAGAAAATTGGTTTTGTGAGCCTTGT AGCAATCCCCACCCATTGGTCTGGGCTAAACTCAAAGGCTTTCCATTCTGGCCTGCTAAAGCACTGAGGGATAAAGATGGGCAAGTTGATGCCCGTTTCTTTGGCCAACACGACAG GGCCTGGGTTCCAATAAATAATTGCTACCTCATGTCTaaagaaattcctttttctgtgaaaaagacTAAAAGCATCTTCAATAGTGCAATGCAAGAAATGGAGGTTTATGTTGATAACATTCGTAGAAAATTTGGAGTATTTAATTACGCACCTTTCCGGACACCGTATACCCCCAACAATCAATACCAAATGTTACTGGACCCTGCAAACCCAACTGCTGGAACTGCAAAGACAGACAAACAAGAGAAAATCAAACTGAACTTTGATATGACAGCATCGCCCAAGATTCTAATGAGCAAGTCTATGCTGAGCAGTAGTACTGGTCGTAGGATTTCACTGACAGATATGCCACGGTCACCAATGAGTACAAACTCATCAGTTCACACTGGATCTGATGTTGAACAGgatgcagagaaaaaagcaacTTCCAGTCATTTTAGTGCCAGTGAAGAATCCATGGACTTTATTGAGAAAAATACAG cttctccagcacCAACAAGAACGGGTCAAGCAGGGAGCTTGTCAGGCAGCCCCAAACCTTTCTCTCCTCAAGCATCAACACCAATTTCTGCTAAGCAAGAAAGAACTTCCACTCCAGGAAGCATTCTGAATCTGAATCTTG atCGTAGCAAAGCTGAGATGGATCTGAAAGAGCTGAGTGAGTCAGTCCAACAGCAGACCACTCCTGTGCAACTCATTTCACCCAAACGACAGATACGTAGTAGGTTCCAGCTTAATCTTGACAAGACAATAGAGAGTTGTAAAGCACAACTTG GAATAAATGAAATATCTGAAGCTGTTTATACTGCAGTAGAACACAGTGACTCTGAAGATTCTGAAAAATCCGACACCAGTGACAGTGAATATAGTGATGAGGATCAGAAATCAAAGAATGATCAAGAAGATGGAGAGGACAAAGAAGGTACAAGAAGTGACAAAGAATCAttgagcttaaaaaaaaaacctaagccCCCAGCacaaaatgaagacaaagagGAACTTAAAAGCACAAGTCCAGAAGTGGAGAAAACAGATGACCTGGTCAAAGAAAAGGCAATTacagacactgaaaaagaattttctgaaaaggggaaaagtttACAGcatcctgcaaaagaaaaactgaaaggtAAAGATGAAACCGACTCCCCAACTGTGCATCTAGGACTGGACTCCGATTCGGAGAGTGAACTTGTCATCGATCTAGGAGATGATCATTGTGGCcgtgaaggaaggaaaaccaagaaagacTCTAAAGAAACTCCTCCTAAACAAGATG TTGTAGGTAAAACTCCACCTTCCTCCAGTGCAAGCACTCAGCCTCTACCAGAAACTCCAGTACTTACTCGCTCTGCAGCCCAGACTCCACCAGCTGGTGTGACAGCCACTACTAGTGCTTCTTCTACTGTTAGTGCTCCATCTGCAGCCACTGGAAGCCCCGTGAAAAAGCAGAGGCCTCTGCTGCCGAAGGAGACAGCCCCTGCTGTGCAGCGTGTGGTGTGGAATTCCTCAAATAAATTTCAGACATCTTCTCAGAAATGGCACATGCAGAAGGTGCAGagacagcagcaacagcagcagagccagcagtCTCAGTCACAGCAACCTCAGTCCTCTCAAGGGACAAGATATCAGACAAGACAAGCAGTTAAAG CTGTGCAGCAAAAAGAGATCACCCAGAGCACTTCCACTTCCACTATAACCTTGGTTACAAGTACTCAACCTATTTCTATGGTTACCAGTTCTGGATCTGCAAGTACACTTTCTTCCTCAGTTAATACAGACTTGCCAATTGCAACAGCTTCAGCTGATGTGGCTGCAGATATTGCTAAATACACTAGCAAA atgATGGATGCCATCAAAGGAACAATGACTGAAATATATAATGATCTTTCAAAAAATACTACTGGAAGTACAATAGCTGAG atCCGGCGTTTGAGGATTGAGATAGAAAAACTTCAATGGTTACATCAACAGGAACTCTCAGAAATGAAGCATAATCTAG AACTGACAATGGCTGAAATGCGTCAGAGTCTAGAACAAGAACGGGATCGTTTGATCGCTGAAGTGAAGAAGCAGCTGGaattggaaaagcagcaagcagtgGATGAAACTAAAAAGAAGCAGTGGTGTGCTAACTGCAAGAAAGAGGccattttttattgctgttggaATACTAGCTACTGTGACTATCCCTGCCAACAAGCTCACTGGCCTGAGCACATGAAATCTTGCACACAGTCAG cTACTGCAACACAGCAAGAAACAGATACTGAAATTAgcacagaaacattaaataaatcatCCCAGCCCAGTTCAAGTGCGCAGCCTACACCCACAGAAACAGCCAGCACCCCGAAGGAAAAGGAAGGTTCAGctgataaaagcaaagaaagtgtTACA aTAGCAACAGGTGTGACAAGCAACCAGCCTATAAAACTGGTCCAGGTACCGCAGACCACCACCTATATTCCAACTACTCAACCCACAATT ACCATTCCTGTAGTGGTAAGTCCTTCTGCTGGGACAGTGGCAATGCGAACTGGAGTTCAGTATGTTCAGACCACAATGCCAGTCCAAGTACGAAGAGTCTAA
- the ZMYND8 gene encoding protein kinase C-binding protein 1 isoform X5, translating to MHPQSLAEEEIKAEQEVVEGMDISTRSKEFSIDFPQHHLKYMHTELLRKRKEERSESLGGSQFSGFVLVPSRDPGSAERTAQKRKFPSPPHSSNGHSPQDASTSPIKKKKKPGLLNSNNKEQSELRHGPFYYMKQPLTTDPVDVVPQDGRNDFYCWVCHREGQVLCCELCPRVYHAKCLKLTAEPEGDWFCPECEKITVAECIETQSKAMTMLTIEQLSYLLKFALQKMKQPGTEPFQKPVSLDQHPDYAEYIFHPMDLCTLEKNVKKKMYGCTEAFLADAKWILHNCIIYNGGNHKLTQTAKVIIKICEHEMNEIEVCPECYLAACQKRENWFCEPCSNPHPLVWAKLKGFPFWPAKALRDKDGQVDARFFGQHDRAWVPINNCYLMSKEIPFSVKKTKSIFNSAMQEMEVYVDNIRRKFGVFNYAPFRTPYTPNNQYQMLLDPANPTAGTAKTDKQEKIKLNFDMTASPKILMSKSMLSSSTGRRISLTDMPRSPMSTNSSVHTGSDVEQDAEKKATSSHFSASEESMDFIEKNTASPAPTRTGQAGSLSGSPKPFSPQASTPISAKQERTSTPGSILNLNLDRSKAEMDLKELSESVQQQTTPVQLISPKRQIRSRFQLNLDKTIESCKAQLGINEISEAVYTAVEHSDSEDSEKSDTSDSEYSDEDQKSKNDQEDGEDKEGTRSDKESLSLKKKPKPPAQNEDKEELKSTSPEVEKTDDLVKEKAITDTEKEFSEKGKSLQHPAKEKLKGKDETDSPTVHLGLDSDSESELVIDLGDDHCGREGRKTKKDSKETPPKQDVVGKTPPSSSASTQPLPETPVLTRSAAQTPPAGVTATTSASSTVSAPSAATGSPVKKQRPLLPKETAPAVQRVVWNSSNKFQTSSQKWHMQKVQRQQQQQQSQQSQSQQPQSSQGTRYQTRQAVKAVQQKEITQSTSTSTITLVTSTQPISMVTSSGSASTLSSSVNTDLPIATASADVAADIAKYTSKMMDAIKGTMTEIYNDLSKNTTGSTIAEIRRLRIEIEKLQWLHQQELSEMKHNLELTMAEMRQSLEQERDRLIAEVKKQLELEKQQAVDETKKKQWCANCKKEAIFYCCWNTSYCDYPCQQAHWPEHMKSCTQSATATQQETDTEISTETLNKSSQPSSSAQPTPTETASTPKEKEGSADKSKESVTIATGVTSNQPIKLVQVPQTTTYIPTTQPTIGMG from the exons aGTTCTCCATTGACTTCCCTCAACACCATTTAAAGTACATGCATACAGAGCTtttgaggaagaggaaagaagagagaagtgagagTCTGGGTGGAAgtcagttttctggttttgttcttgttccTTCTAGAG atcctggctctgctgaacgcacagcacagaaaaggaaatttccCAGCCCTCCACATTCCTCTAATGGCCACTCACCACAAGATGCATCAACAAGTcctataaaaaagaaaaagaagcctgGTCTATTGAACAGTAACAATAAAGAACAG TCAGAACTAAGACATGGTCCGTTTTACTATATGAAGCAGCCACTCACCACAGACCCTGTTGATGTTGTACCACAGGATGGACGGAATGATTTCTATTGCTGGGTTTGTCATCGGGAAGGCCAAGTCCTCTGCTGTGAACTCTGTCCTCGGGTTTATCATGCTAAGTGTCTGAAACTGACAGCGGAACCAGAGGGGGATTGGTTTTGCCCAGAATGTGAG AAAATCACAGTCGCAGAATGCATAGAAACACAGAGTAAAGCAATGACAATGCTCACCATTGAACAGCTATCATATTTACTGAAGTTTGcactacagaaaatgaaacagccaGGG ACAGAGCCATTTCAAAAGCCAGTTTCACTGGATCAACACCCAGATTATGCAGAATATATCTTTCATCCAATGGACCTTTGTACATTAGAGAAG aatgttaaaaagaaaatgtacgGTTGCACTGAAGCATTTTTGGCTGATGCCAAATGGATTTTGCACAACTGCATTATTTACAATGGGG GAAATCACAAATTGACACAAACAGCAAAAGTCATCATCAAAATCTGTGAGCATGAG atgaaTGAAATTGAAGTATGTCCGGAATGTTATTTAGCTGCTTGCCAAAAACGAGAAAATTGGTTTTGTGAGCCTTGT AGCAATCCCCACCCATTGGTCTGGGCTAAACTCAAAGGCTTTCCATTCTGGCCTGCTAAAGCACTGAGGGATAAAGATGGGCAAGTTGATGCCCGTTTCTTTGGCCAACACGACAG GGCCTGGGTTCCAATAAATAATTGCTACCTCATGTCTaaagaaattcctttttctgtgaaaaagacTAAAAGCATCTTCAATAGTGCAATGCAAGAAATGGAGGTTTATGTTGATAACATTCGTAGAAAATTTGGAGTATTTAATTACGCACCTTTCCGGACACCGTATACCCCCAACAATCAATACCAAATGTTACTGGACCCTGCAAACCCAACTGCTGGAACTGCAAAGACAGACAAACAAGAGAAAATCAAACTGAACTTTGATATGACAGCATCGCCCAAGATTCTAATGAGCAAGTCTATGCTGAGCAGTAGTACTGGTCGTAGGATTTCACTGACAGATATGCCACGGTCACCAATGAGTACAAACTCATCAGTTCACACTGGATCTGATGTTGAACAGgatgcagagaaaaaagcaacTTCCAGTCATTTTAGTGCCAGTGAAGAATCCATGGACTTTATTGAGAAAAATACAG cttctccagcacCAACAAGAACGGGTCAAGCAGGGAGCTTGTCAGGCAGCCCCAAACCTTTCTCTCCTCAAGCATCAACACCAATTTCTGCTAAGCAAGAAAGAACTTCCACTCCAGGAAGCATTCTGAATCTGAATCTTG atCGTAGCAAAGCTGAGATGGATCTGAAAGAGCTGAGTGAGTCAGTCCAACAGCAGACCACTCCTGTGCAACTCATTTCACCCAAACGACAGATACGTAGTAGGTTCCAGCTTAATCTTGACAAGACAATAGAGAGTTGTAAAGCACAACTTG GAATAAATGAAATATCTGAAGCTGTTTATACTGCAGTAGAACACAGTGACTCTGAAGATTCTGAAAAATCCGACACCAGTGACAGTGAATATAGTGATGAGGATCAGAAATCAAAGAATGATCAAGAAGATGGAGAGGACAAAGAAGGTACAAGAAGTGACAAAGAATCAttgagcttaaaaaaaaaacctaagccCCCAGCacaaaatgaagacaaagagGAACTTAAAAGCACAAGTCCAGAAGTGGAGAAAACAGATGACCTGGTCAAAGAAAAGGCAATTacagacactgaaaaagaattttctgaaaaggggaaaagtttACAGcatcctgcaaaagaaaaactgaaaggtAAAGATGAAACCGACTCCCCAACTGTGCATCTAGGACTGGACTCCGATTCGGAGAGTGAACTTGTCATCGATCTAGGAGATGATCATTGTGGCcgtgaaggaaggaaaaccaagaaagacTCTAAAGAAACTCCTCCTAAACAAGATG TTGTAGGTAAAACTCCACCTTCCTCCAGTGCAAGCACTCAGCCTCTACCAGAAACTCCAGTACTTACTCGCTCTGCAGCCCAGACTCCACCAGCTGGTGTGACAGCCACTACTAGTGCTTCTTCTACTGTTAGTGCTCCATCTGCAGCCACTGGAAGCCCCGTGAAAAAGCAGAGGCCTCTGCTGCCGAAGGAGACAGCCCCTGCTGTGCAGCGTGTGGTGTGGAATTCCTCAAATAAATTTCAGACATCTTCTCAGAAATGGCACATGCAGAAGGTGCAGagacagcagcaacagcagcagagccagcagtCTCAGTCACAGCAACCTCAGTCCTCTCAAGGGACAAGATATCAGACAAGACAAGCAGTTAAAG CTGTGCAGCAAAAAGAGATCACCCAGAGCACTTCCACTTCCACTATAACCTTGGTTACAAGTACTCAACCTATTTCTATGGTTACCAGTTCTGGATCTGCAAGTACACTTTCTTCCTCAGTTAATACAGACTTGCCAATTGCAACAGCTTCAGCTGATGTGGCTGCAGATATTGCTAAATACACTAGCAAA atgATGGATGCCATCAAAGGAACAATGACTGAAATATATAATGATCTTTCAAAAAATACTACTGGAAGTACAATAGCTGAG atCCGGCGTTTGAGGATTGAGATAGAAAAACTTCAATGGTTACATCAACAGGAACTCTCAGAAATGAAGCATAATCTAG AACTGACAATGGCTGAAATGCGTCAGAGTCTAGAACAAGAACGGGATCGTTTGATCGCTGAAGTGAAGAAGCAGCTGGaattggaaaagcagcaagcagtgGATGAAACTAAAAAGAAGCAGTGGTGTGCTAACTGCAAGAAAGAGGccattttttattgctgttggaATACTAGCTACTGTGACTATCCCTGCCAACAAGCTCACTGGCCTGAGCACATGAAATCTTGCACACAGTCAG cTACTGCAACACAGCAAGAAACAGATACTGAAATTAgcacagaaacattaaataaatcatCCCAGCCCAGTTCAAGTGCGCAGCCTACACCCACAGAAACAGCCAGCACCCCGAAGGAAAAGGAAGGTTCAGctgataaaagcaaagaaagtgtTACA aTAGCAACAGGTGTGACAAGCAACCAGCCTATAAAACTGGTCCAGGTACCGCAGACCACCACCTATATTCCAACTACTCAACCCACAATT GGAATGGGATGA